Proteins encoded together in one Microplitis mediator isolate UGA2020A chromosome 7, iyMicMedi2.1, whole genome shotgun sequence window:
- the LOC130672382 gene encoding uncharacterized protein LOC130672382 → MAGILSRTIRFPWTLSSRLLIAEYTSENIIKVMESTNCFIGKEDHHNGVLVDSTKEPCTADLVVNRLRASLTEWTKNNKKTVWFRVERNDADWIPLLVKEGFLFHHVKEQYVTLYRCLTSDKNIPPYAHTNLGVGGFVINDDTNEVLVIKEKYSAHKSAKWKLPGGYVEPGENIPEAVEREVFEETGIRAKFKSLVGFRHAHGYAFGCSDIYFVARLVPETLEIKKCTQEISECVWMKLEDYANSQDVYRLNRFIANKMIELLNSKTEIGLVNGERPNSTDPIWIYVITNDNDKKDLPPIRN, encoded by the exons ATGGCCGGTATTTTATCTCGTACCATTCGTTTCCCATGGACTTTGAGCTCTAGGTTACTAATAGCAGAGTACACgagtgaaaatataataaaagtgaTGGAATCGACAAATTGTTTTATTGGTAAAGAGGATCATCATAATGGTGTTTTAGTTGATTCAACCAAAGAACCCTGCACAGCTGATCTTGTTGTCAATCGTTTGCGAG cttcaCTTACAGAATGGacaaaaaacaacaaaaaaactGTATGGTTTCGTGTTGAAAGGAATGATGCTGATTGGATTCCCCTTTTAGTTAAAGAAGGATTTCTATTTCATCATGTAAAAGAACAATATGTTACATTATATAGATGCTTGACGTCTGATAAAAACATTCCCCCTTATGCGCATACGAATTTAGGGGTGGGTGGTTTTGTTATTAACGATGATACTAATGAAGTATTGgttataaaagaaaagtattcgGCTCACAAATCTGCTAAATGGAAATTACCAGGTGGTTATGTTGAACCAG GTGAAAATATTCCTGAAGCGGTTGAACGAGAAGTATTTGAAGAAACTGGGATTCGCGCTAAATTTAAATCTCTTGTTGGATTTAGACACGCACATGGTTACGCTTTTGGATGCAGTGATATTTACTTTGTTGCCAGATTAGTTCCAGAAacattagaaattaaaaaatgtactcAAGAAATATCCGAGTGTGTTTGGATGAAg CTCGAAGATTACGCAAATAGCCAAGACGTCTATAGATTAAATCGTTTTATTGCCAATAAAATGATTGAATTATTGAATTCTAAAACAGAAATTGGATTAGTAAATGGCGAGCGACCGAATTCAACAGATCCAATTTGGATTTATGTGATAACTAATGATAACGATAAAAAAGATTTACCGCCTATTAGAAATTGA
- the LOC130672379 gene encoding armadillo repeat-containing protein gudu: protein MSTAKASNSTKKKSTTFENGEKKIQSQSKKRSSIKSENFDAESNGPRHCLIDETAEEDSSDDEPESESDEETPFVKDKTPEHASEFWQLQKLIKYIKAGNQTATTVALCLLKNFKLDSRSIQRAIREMGGLEVLVNLLETKDVKCQLGSLAVLSKMGYCSETRRYLIDLGIVSPLIELLKHPARDVRILTAETMASIAMMRKARKQIRIRSGIALILDAMDVPDNVLRRNSELLNESERQHVAVAIACAKVLNSLSSSPKIKEELRKHGVVFFMSRFLQSTHIELIIPIMGAIQQCADLKVFRLAFEQIGIISEIVRHLCDSEAASSKYTQSLINHHKSSHAAESSPELDALSEKANEEARRVEKERLKLEENCALAIFKCAANKLTRDMVRQSGGLDPLCRLIQSESIRSNKNLLAAVTGAIWKCAISPENVYRFNQNNLVASLVPLLEENEDEQVLANVVGALAECCVDPANRHVLRINNGLPKLIRLLSGTYEPLLENLPLVIKECAEDEQCMDVINDPSHSLDGVRLVWSLLKHPSNVIKRNACRALVPCIKYAKDSPEMVRAFVGGLELTVSILDSDDNQVLAAVCATIAEIAVNPENLGILTDHGVVQKLAKLVHTEDEDLRANLTLAIAFCCEWDRNNYEFGRLNAVAPLVNYANSKNKDVLKGVCIAFYHLSKEPLNCVTMHTCGVIKHVLRLVGSDDPEVQIAAATTIRNIRKLALNTEKLNFGGINTLEEMDYCT, encoded by the exons ATGTCTACTGCAAAAGCATCGAatagtacgaaaaaaaaatcaacgacATTTGAAAATGGGGAAAAAAAGATCCAGAGTCAGTCGAAAAAACGATCATCaattaaaagtgaaaatttcGATGCCGAAAGTAATGGACCCCGGCATTGTTTGATTGATGAAACTGCCGAAGAAGACAGTTCTGATGATGAACCTGAGTCGGAAAGCGATGAAGAAACACCTTTTGTGAAAGATAAAACTCCCGAACACGCTTCCGAATTTTGGCAGttacaaaaactcataaaatatataaaagctGGTAATCAAACGGCTACAACTGTCGCTCTATGtcttcttaaaaattttaaacttgacAGTCGG tcAATTCAACGAGCAATACGTGAAATGGGTGGATTAGAAGTTCTTGTGAATCTTCTAGAAACGAAAGACGTTAAATGCCAACTAGGATCTCTTGCTGTTTTATCAAAAATGGGATATTGTTCTGAGACACGTCGATATCTTATTGATTTAGGTATTGTATCACCGCTTATTGAATTACTTAAACATCCAGCGAGAGATGTCAGAATATTAACTGCAGAAACAATGGCCAGTATTGCAATGATGCGAaaagctagaaaacaaattcGCATTCGTTCGGGTATTGCTTTGATA TTAGATGCAATGGACGTTCCCGATAATGTTTTACGACGAAATTCCGAACTGTTGAATGAAAGTGAAAGACAACATGTCGCAGTAGCTATTGCTTGTGCTAAAGTTCTTAATTCTTTGAGCAGTAGTCCGAAGATTAAAGAAGAACTTCGAAAGCATGGGgttgtattttttatgagtCGTTTTCTTCAGTCAACTCACATTGAACTTATTATTCCAATTATGGGAGCAATCCAACAATGCGCTGATTTA AAAGTATTTAGATTGGCCTTTGAACAAATAGGAATTATATCTGAAATAGTACGACATCTTTGCGACAGTGAAGCTGCTAGCAGTAAATACACCCAATCATTGATAAATCACCACAAAAGTAGTCATGCAGCTGAATCATCACCTGAACTAGATGCTCTGAGTGAAAAAGCGAATGAAGAAGCCAGACGTGTAGAGAAAGAGCGTTTGAAACTTGAAGAAAATTGTGCTCTTGCTATATTCAAATGTGCTGCTAATAAATTAACACGTGACATGGTACGACAATCTGGTGGATTGGATCCTCTCTGTCGATTGATTCAAAGCGAGAGCATACGTTCCAATAAAAATCTCCTTGCTGCGGTAACTGGGGCGATTTGGAAGTGTGCGATAAGCCCAGAAAATGTATACAgatttaatcaaaataatttggtCGCTTCTCTTGTACCACTTCTTGAAGAAAATGAAGACGAACAAGTTCTTGCTAATGTCGTAGGTGCGCTAGCCGAATGTTGTGTTGATCCGGCAAATAGACATGTGCTAAGAATTAACAACGGCCTTCCGAAATTG ATAAGATTACTAAGTGGAACATATGAACCTCTTTTAGAAAACTTACCATTAGTTATTAAGGAATGTGCTGAAGATGAACAATGCATGGATGTTATAAACGATCCATCTCATTCGCTTGATGGTGTTCGTCTTGTATGGTCGTTGCTTAAACATCCAAGTAATGTTATAAAACGCAATGCTTGTAGAGCACTTGTCCCTTGCATCAAATATGCTAAAGATTCGCCCGAAATGGTTCGCGCTTTTGTGGGTGGTCTTGAACTCACTGTGTCTATATTAGATAGTGATGATAACCAAGTACTGGCTGCTGTTTGCGCGACAATCGCCGAAATTGCTGTAAATCCAGAAAATCTGGGCATACTTACTGATCACGGTGTTGTTCAAAAATTAGCTAAGCTTGTACATacg GAAGATGAAGACTTGCGAGCAAATCTTACTCTAGCAATAGCATTTTGCTGCGAATGGGACCGCAATAATTATGAGTTCGGCAGATTAAATGCTGTCGCACCTCTTGTTAATTATGCAAACAGCAAAAATAAAGATGTACTTAAAGGAGTTTGTATAGCATTTTATCATCTAAGTAAAGAACCATTGAATTGTGTTACTATGCATACCTGCGGAGTTATTAAg CATGTACTTCGTCTTGTTGGATCCGATGATCCGGAAGTTCAAATAGCAGCGGCGACAACTATTCGGAACATCCGGAAACTTGCACTCAatactgaaaaattaaatttcggtGGGAT cAATACCCTAGAGGAAATGGATTACTGCacctaa
- the LOC130672383 gene encoding receptor expression-enhancing protein 5-like, giving the protein MARVVAVKESIEKALKDETKPWTKLFAMAEAKTGIDRLYIFLGFVGFLALYLVIGVGQQLVCNIIGFVYPAYCSMKALESRSKEDDTKWLTYWVVFAVFTIIEFFSEYIVCWFPVYWLFKCIFYIWLMVPLEYNGSIVLYHRFIRPKFIKYQPEVDSLVSKARDAAAKVTSDVIRDSFKSE; this is encoded by the exons aTGGCACGGGTCGTAGCTGTAAAAGAAAGCATCGAAAAAGCTTTGAAAGACGAAACAAAGCCATGGACTAAATTATTTGCTATGGCAGAGGCAAAAACTGGCATCGATCGGCTTTATATCTTTCTAG GTTTCGTAGGCTTCCTAGCTCTGTATCTCGTTATTGGAGTCGGACAGCAGCTTGTTTGTAATATAATTGGGTTTGTTTATCCTGCATATTGTTCTATGAAAGCACTTGAGTCACGAAGCAAAGAAGATGACACTAAATGGTTGACTTACTGGGTTGTTTTCGCTGTCTTTActatcattgaatttttttccgagtaTATTGTCTGCTGGTTCCCGGTTTATTGGCTTTTCAAG tgtaTTTTCTACATTTGGTTGATGGTTCCACTGGAATACAACGGATCCATCGTTCTTTACCATCGTTTTATCAGACCAAAATTCATTAAGTATCAACCGGAAGTTGATAGTCTCGTATCAAAAGCTCGTGATGctg ctGCTAAAGTAACATCAGACGTAATACGAGATTCATTCAAATCGGAATAA
- the LOC130672380 gene encoding folliculin isoform X2, which yields MEFCLGLRSLSCELHFGKDGICYFGDESRGHVLSHAFTLKDTQARGIRRSCSLIVFMKDKQFLLNMWPFFVDNLKQIIRELQDFAERKYNTDEAENPQRAARLSSASDGSSENRNTSKVIPRSLCEITNEKHVFVRIHMWFVWILSAGARHLVEICPISNDLLESPLTYNYLARDLQSKIGRTTEGSTSAFLISYQDFKESPEFTEISKKKLATSILRNIKSYISKEQFRQLLYSSLTGIQILVRGPADKTLEALYALSSLVPRACRRIKIYNNEYTDINDCNFLGIDSSAAVPVCCSNVCRLDIVSNDHRLASDTKAYVVKWSGVLPNKLPTLVLKFEKYLDNDKLDDVVLKAQFMALQEEWANIAKIVHTMRGNGHRNDLTGLIVSLGAGLHDYSLLDSWSMGLPSNPA from the exons ATGGAGTTTTGTCTTGGCCTTAGGAGTTTGAGCTGTGAGTTACATTTTGGCAAAGACGGCATCTGTTACTTCGGTGACGAAAGTCGAGGGCATGTTTTGAGTCACGCGTTCACATTAAAGGACACccag gCACGTGGAATAAGACGGTCTTGTAGTTTGATCGTATTCATGAAAGACAAGCAATTTTTGCTCAACATGTGgcctttttttgttgataatctCAAGCAAATAATACGCGAGCTTCAGGATTTCGCAGAGCGTAAATACAATACGGATGAGGCTGAAAATCCACAGCGTGCTGCTCGTTTATCATCAGCCAGTGATGGATCCAGTGAAAATCGTAATACATCCAAAGTAATACCGCGAAGTCTTTGTGAAATAACCAATGAAAAGCACGTATTTGTCCGCATCCACATGTGGTTTGTTTGGATACTGAGTGCTGGTGCAAGACATCTAGTTGAAATCTGTCCCATTTCAAATGATCTACTTGAATCTCCacttacttataattatttagcaCGTGATCTACAAAGTAAAATTGGACGTACCACCGAAGGTTCAACATCTGCCTTCTTAATTAGCTATCAAGATTTCAAAGAAAGTCCCGAGTTTacagaaatatcgaaaaaaaaattagcaactTCTATTCTCCGTAATATTAAATCGTACATTAGTAAAGAACAATTTCGACAGTTACTGTACTCTAGTTTAACGGGGATTCAAATTCTTGTCAGAGGTCCTGCTGACAAAACACTTGAAGCTCTTTATGCATTAAGTTCACTGGTACCACGCGCTTgccgaagaataaaaatatataacaatgaATATACTGATATAaatgattgtaattttttaggAATCGATTCATCAGCAGCTGTACCAGTTTGTTGTTCGAATGTCTGTAGACTAGATATTGTTTCTAATGACCATCGATTGGCATCTGATACTAAGGCATATGTCGTAAAATGGTCGGGAGTGTTACCAAACAAATTACCGACCCTTgttcttaaatttgaaaagtacTTAGATAATGATAAACTCGATGATGTTGTTTTGAAAGCGCAATTCATGGCTTTGCAAGAAGAATGGGCGAATATTGCTAAAATAGTCCATACGATGCGTGGTAATGGTCATCGTAATGATCTTACTGGTTTGATTGTTAGTTTAGGGGCTGGACTACATGACTATTCGTTATTAGATTCCTGGTCAATGGGTTTACCTTCGAATCCCgcttag
- the LOC130672380 gene encoding folliculin isoform X1 codes for MNAVIAMCTFCEIHGPRVIFTTQTFRTFEEKESNKKLKFYGPKEVMEQSYNFSMSDDARVECDGCRSIGNVKYLSNEHESRTSFLSARQPLTEDIKNLLGHACIRSLSCELHFGKDGICYFGDESRGHVLSHAFTLKDTQARGIRRSCSLIVFMKDKQFLLNMWPFFVDNLKQIIRELQDFAERKYNTDEAENPQRAARLSSASDGSSENRNTSKVIPRSLCEITNEKHVFVRIHMWFVWILSAGARHLVEICPISNDLLESPLTYNYLARDLQSKIGRTTEGSTSAFLISYQDFKESPEFTEISKKKLATSILRNIKSYISKEQFRQLLYSSLTGIQILVRGPADKTLEALYALSSLVPRACRRIKIYNNEYTDINDCNFLGIDSSAAVPVCCSNVCRLDIVSNDHRLASDTKAYVVKWSGVLPNKLPTLVLKFEKYLDNDKLDDVVLKAQFMALQEEWANIAKIVHTMRGNGHRNDLTGLIVSLGAGLHDYSLLDSWSMGLPSNPA; via the exons ATGAATGCAGTCATAGCAATGTGTACTTTTTGCGAAATTCACGGCCCGAGAGTGATATTTACAACTCAAACATTTCgtacttttgaagaaaaagaatcaaataaaaaacttaaattttatggaCCCAAAGAAGTGATGGAGCAaagttacaatttttcaatgtctGATGATGCTCGCGTTGAATGTGACGGATGCCGTAGTATTGgaaatgttaaatatttaagtaacgAACATGAAAGTAGAACATCATTTCTGTCAGCACGTCAACCGCTTACTGaagatatcaaaaatttgctGGGACATGCGTGTATAAG GAGTTTGAGCTGTGAGTTACATTTTGGCAAAGACGGCATCTGTTACTTCGGTGACGAAAGTCGAGGGCATGTTTTGAGTCACGCGTTCACATTAAAGGACACccag gCACGTGGAATAAGACGGTCTTGTAGTTTGATCGTATTCATGAAAGACAAGCAATTTTTGCTCAACATGTGgcctttttttgttgataatctCAAGCAAATAATACGCGAGCTTCAGGATTTCGCAGAGCGTAAATACAATACGGATGAGGCTGAAAATCCACAGCGTGCTGCTCGTTTATCATCAGCCAGTGATGGATCCAGTGAAAATCGTAATACATCCAAAGTAATACCGCGAAGTCTTTGTGAAATAACCAATGAAAAGCACGTATTTGTCCGCATCCACATGTGGTTTGTTTGGATACTGAGTGCTGGTGCAAGACATCTAGTTGAAATCTGTCCCATTTCAAATGATCTACTTGAATCTCCacttacttataattatttagcaCGTGATCTACAAAGTAAAATTGGACGTACCACCGAAGGTTCAACATCTGCCTTCTTAATTAGCTATCAAGATTTCAAAGAAAGTCCCGAGTTTacagaaatatcgaaaaaaaaattagcaactTCTATTCTCCGTAATATTAAATCGTACATTAGTAAAGAACAATTTCGACAGTTACTGTACTCTAGTTTAACGGGGATTCAAATTCTTGTCAGAGGTCCTGCTGACAAAACACTTGAAGCTCTTTATGCATTAAGTTCACTGGTACCACGCGCTTgccgaagaataaaaatatataacaatgaATATACTGATATAaatgattgtaattttttaggAATCGATTCATCAGCAGCTGTACCAGTTTGTTGTTCGAATGTCTGTAGACTAGATATTGTTTCTAATGACCATCGATTGGCATCTGATACTAAGGCATATGTCGTAAAATGGTCGGGAGTGTTACCAAACAAATTACCGACCCTTgttcttaaatttgaaaagtacTTAGATAATGATAAACTCGATGATGTTGTTTTGAAAGCGCAATTCATGGCTTTGCAAGAAGAATGGGCGAATATTGCTAAAATAGTCCATACGATGCGTGGTAATGGTCATCGTAATGATCTTACTGGTTTGATTGTTAGTTTAGGGGCTGGACTACATGACTATTCGTTATTAGATTCCTGGTCAATGGGTTTACCTTCGAATCCCgcttag
- the LOC130672384 gene encoding MAPK regulated corepressor interacting protein 2, whose protein sequence is MYTVSKGPSKIVAKTRRGISQNLDRLDTLRDLTRKSDPTEKECDDETDRHAPKPVFNVNGKSKISSQRHRMQEVITPQHEELIKFVYESWSQVGSCTGNGVSEDSHDSERGDLITSLYYNDGEPNDVLQDFKPFDLESWWGKRLFNNITKSL, encoded by the exons atgtatacggTGTCGAAAGGACCAAGTAAAATTGTTGCGAAAACTCGCCgag gaaTAAGTCAAAACCTTGACAGATTAGATACGTTGAGAGATTTGACGAGAAAATCGGATCCTACTGAAAAAGAATGCGATGATGAAACCGACcg tcaTGCGCCAAAGCCCGTTTTCAATGTTAATGGAAAATCTAAAATTTCTTCACAAAGACATAGGATGCAGGAGGTCATTACTCCTCAACACGAGGAACTCATTAAATTTGTATACGAAT catgGAGTCAGGTAGGCAGCTGTACAGGAAACGGAGTTTCTGAAGACTCACATGATTCTGAAAGAggag ATTTAATCACGTCTTTGTATTACAACGATGGTGAACCAAATGACGTTCTTCAAG ATTTCAAACCATTCGACCTGGAGTCATGGTGGGGAAAAAGATTGTTCAATAACATCACAAAATCTCTTTAA
- the LOC130671141 gene encoding TOM1-like protein 2 isoform X2 — translation MSFFGVNVNPFSTPVGQKIEQATDGSLPSENWALNMEICDIINETEDGPRDAIKAIKKRLGQAAGKNYTVVLYTLTVLETCVKNCGKRFHTLACSREFILELVKMIGPKNEPPTAVQEKVLSLIQTWADTFRHQPHTQGVVQVYQELKAKGMQFPMTDLDAMAPIITPERSVPEVTSSPSLVQGNERVSVGGCDVTSVAQHQPVPQVQASLQPVQLSDQLVSKLRSELEVVQGNMRVLAEMLHFFTNPDQQQQKNSQQTVETRPDPADLELMHQLYSTCKAMQERVVDLIGRLVDDEMTAELLRINDELNNLFLRYSRYTKNKTVPAASAILAQTLGHPADNQLAHSASAKRPEQSLIDLDEDSIQALEGAVADIGISDTDGRNKGVPSKNKREDLLESDEFDMFAQSRNATYESTKNAGSKYEDNLEDLSGNGSLSSAILSRGSSITQPTAIGPATGKIPAPKEQGDQESLTSSEFERFLAERAAAAEALPNLPTVTTAPSTTTSGTTNIPRQINKDQDKSLFAL, via the exons ATGTCGTTTTTTGGAGTAAACGTTAATCCATTTTCAACTCCTGTTGGTCAAAAAATAg agcAAGCTACAGACGGTAGTTTACCCAGTGAAAACTGGGCTCTCAATATGGAAATATGtgatattataaatgaaactGAAGATGGTCCAAGAGATGCAATTAAAGCCATTAAAAAACGTCTTGGTCAGGCTGccggaaaaaattatactgtCGTTTTATATACACTTACT gtactAGAAACATGCGTTAAAAATTGCGGAAAACGTTTTCACACTTTAGCTTGTTCACGTGAATTTATATTAGAACTTGTAAAGATGATCGGACCGAAAAATGAACCGCCGACAGCTGTTCAGGAAAAAGTATTGAGTTTAATACAGACATGGGCTGATACTTTTCGTCATCAACCTCATACTCAAGGTGTTGTGCAAGTGTACCAGGAACTTAAGGCCAAAGGAATGCAGTTTCCAATGACTGATTTAGATGCCATGGCTCCTATTATTACACCAGAGCGG agtGTACCGGAAGTTACGAGTAGTCCTAGTCTTGTCCAAGGAAATGAACGTGTCAGTGTTGGTGGATGTGACGTAACATCTGTAGCACAACACCAGCCAGTACCACAAGTTCAGGCATCATTACAGCCGGTTCAATTGTCAGATCAATTGGTGTCAAAGTTACGCAGCGAACTTGAAGTTGTTCAGGGCAACATGCGTGTACTCGCTGAAATGTTGCACTTTTTTACAAACCCCGATCAGCAGCAACAGAAAAACAGCCAGCAGACAGTGGAAACTCGTCCAGATCCCGCAGATTTGGAACTGATGCATCAACTTTATTCAACTTGCAAAGCAATGCAGGAACGAGTTGTTGATTTAATTGGTCGGCTTGTTGACGATGAAATGACTGCTGAGTTGTTGCGTATTAACGATGaactaaataatttgtttttgagatattcacgttatactaaaaataaaactgtacCAGCAGCAAGTGCAATACTTGCTCAAACGTTAGGACATCCGGCAGATAATCAACTGGCACACAGTGCGTCAGCTAAACGACCAGAGCAATCATTAATTGATCTTGATGAGGATTCAATACAAGCACTTGAGGGTGCAGTTGCTGATATCG gaATTTCTGATACTGATGGTCGAAACAAAGGAGTGCCTTCTAAAAATAAACGAGAAGATTTATTAGAGAGTGATGAGTTTGATATGTTTGCCCAGTCCCGTAACGCAACTTATGAGTCAACAAAAAATGC CGGAAGTAAATATGAAGATAATCTAGAAGATTTAAGTGGCAATGGAAGTCTTAGCTCAGCGATTCTAAGTCGCGGTTCCAGTATAACTCAACCGACGGCTATCGGTCCTGCAACCGGGAAAATTCCg GCTCCCAAAGAACAGGGTGACCAAGAGTCATTAACATCATCGGAATTTGAAAGATTTTTAGCAGAACGTGCTGCTGCTGCAGAAGCTTTGCCTAATTTACCAACAGTTACCACCGCACCAAGTACCACAACATCAGGAACTACTAATATTCCGcggcaaataaataaagatcAAGATAAATCACTATTTGCACTCTGA
- the LOC130671141 gene encoding TOM1-like protein 2 isoform X1 translates to MSFFGVNVNPFSTPVGQKIEQATDGSLPSENWALNMEICDIINETEDGPRDAIKAIKKRLGQAAGKNYTVVLYTLTVLETCVKNCGKRFHTLACSREFILELVKMIGPKNEPPTAVQEKVLSLIQTWADTFRHQPHTQGVVQVYQELKAKGMQFPMTDLDAMAPIITPERSVPEVTSSPSLVQGNERVSVGGCDVTSVAQHQPVPQVQASLQPVQLSDQLVSKLRSELEVVQGNMRVLAEMLHFFTNPDQQQQKNSQQTVETRPDPADLELMHQLYSTCKAMQERVVDLIGRLVDDEMTAELLRINDELNNLFLRYSRYTKNKTVPAASAILAQTLGHPADNQLAHSASAKRPEQSLIDLDEDSIQALEGAVADIGISDTDGRNKGVPSKNKREDLLESDEFDMFAQSRNATYESTKNAGSKYEDNLEDLSGNGSLSSAILSRGSSITQPTAIGPATGKIPSNRESDFNEMAAWLDESTAPKEQGDQESLTSSEFERFLAERAAAAEALPNLPTVTTAPSTTTSGTTNIPRQINKDQDKSLFAL, encoded by the exons ATGTCGTTTTTTGGAGTAAACGTTAATCCATTTTCAACTCCTGTTGGTCAAAAAATAg agcAAGCTACAGACGGTAGTTTACCCAGTGAAAACTGGGCTCTCAATATGGAAATATGtgatattataaatgaaactGAAGATGGTCCAAGAGATGCAATTAAAGCCATTAAAAAACGTCTTGGTCAGGCTGccggaaaaaattatactgtCGTTTTATATACACTTACT gtactAGAAACATGCGTTAAAAATTGCGGAAAACGTTTTCACACTTTAGCTTGTTCACGTGAATTTATATTAGAACTTGTAAAGATGATCGGACCGAAAAATGAACCGCCGACAGCTGTTCAGGAAAAAGTATTGAGTTTAATACAGACATGGGCTGATACTTTTCGTCATCAACCTCATACTCAAGGTGTTGTGCAAGTGTACCAGGAACTTAAGGCCAAAGGAATGCAGTTTCCAATGACTGATTTAGATGCCATGGCTCCTATTATTACACCAGAGCGG agtGTACCGGAAGTTACGAGTAGTCCTAGTCTTGTCCAAGGAAATGAACGTGTCAGTGTTGGTGGATGTGACGTAACATCTGTAGCACAACACCAGCCAGTACCACAAGTTCAGGCATCATTACAGCCGGTTCAATTGTCAGATCAATTGGTGTCAAAGTTACGCAGCGAACTTGAAGTTGTTCAGGGCAACATGCGTGTACTCGCTGAAATGTTGCACTTTTTTACAAACCCCGATCAGCAGCAACAGAAAAACAGCCAGCAGACAGTGGAAACTCGTCCAGATCCCGCAGATTTGGAACTGATGCATCAACTTTATTCAACTTGCAAAGCAATGCAGGAACGAGTTGTTGATTTAATTGGTCGGCTTGTTGACGATGAAATGACTGCTGAGTTGTTGCGTATTAACGATGaactaaataatttgtttttgagatattcacgttatactaaaaataaaactgtacCAGCAGCAAGTGCAATACTTGCTCAAACGTTAGGACATCCGGCAGATAATCAACTGGCACACAGTGCGTCAGCTAAACGACCAGAGCAATCATTAATTGATCTTGATGAGGATTCAATACAAGCACTTGAGGGTGCAGTTGCTGATATCG gaATTTCTGATACTGATGGTCGAAACAAAGGAGTGCCTTCTAAAAATAAACGAGAAGATTTATTAGAGAGTGATGAGTTTGATATGTTTGCCCAGTCCCGTAACGCAACTTATGAGTCAACAAAAAATGC CGGAAGTAAATATGAAGATAATCTAGAAGATTTAAGTGGCAATGGAAGTCTTAGCTCAGCGATTCTAAGTCGCGGTTCCAGTATAACTCAACCGACGGCTATCGGTCCTGCAACCGGGAAAATTCCg TCAAATCGAGAATCTGATTTCAACGAAATGGCAGCGTGGCTTGATGAGAGTACG GCTCCCAAAGAACAGGGTGACCAAGAGTCATTAACATCATCGGAATTTGAAAGATTTTTAGCAGAACGTGCTGCTGCTGCAGAAGCTTTGCCTAATTTACCAACAGTTACCACCGCACCAAGTACCACAACATCAGGAACTACTAATATTCCGcggcaaataaataaagatcAAGATAAATCACTATTTGCACTCTGA